One window of the Paenibacillus beijingensis genome contains the following:
- a CDS encoding NIPSNAP family protein — MFYRRKFYIVKNEFVDIFNAHFNETNLPNQIKHGARLVGRWMIPSNKSTTEIFAIWEYDSYEKYKEIETMVRGDSEHIDRINKWYEKNGGRDYVYKEYILEVKNEQIFSTLIMNEFSNHEVQFWLKN, encoded by the coding sequence TTGTTTTATAGAAGGAAGTTTTACATCGTAAAAAATGAGTTTGTTGATATTTTTAATGCACATTTTAATGAAACTAATTTGCCTAACCAAATTAAACATGGAGCTCGATTAGTTGGAAGATGGATGATACCGAGTAATAAATCGACGACTGAAATATTCGCTATTTGGGAGTACGACAGTTATGAGAAGTACAAGGAAATAGAAACGATGGTTAGGGGAGACAGTGAACACATCGATCGAATAAATAAATGGTATGAAAAAAATGGCGGTAGAGATTATGTGTATAAGGAGTACATTCTTGAGGTTAAAAATGAGCAGATATTTTCTACTTTGATAATGAATGAATTCAGTAATCATGAAGTGCAATTTTGGCTCAAGAACTAA
- a CDS encoding DeoR/GlpR family DNA-binding transcription regulator, which translates to MFAEERREKILALLNEEKRVMVKDLAEKFKVSIDSIRRDLSIMEDQGLLKKTHGGAIPSTKVRQAPPPPEIRYGEGTPQGNAIAKLAVSYIRESDTVFIGSGSLSYVLLKHLPEQLPITIVTNSMRVADALRERQWIETFLIGGRVKPSGNITDVLATEFIRLFKFDVSFVTGGGISEEGIFVATPEVGAFGRAVSAASRRRIGIATHHSLGNEGFAKAGRIEDLDLLITDEDADPEAIDRIQALGVKVIVAQLEGK; encoded by the coding sequence ATGTTTGCTGAAGAGCGTCGGGAAAAAATCCTAGCATTATTGAATGAAGAAAAACGCGTAATGGTCAAAGACTTGGCGGAAAAGTTCAAGGTTTCCATCGATTCAATCAGGCGTGACCTCTCCATTATGGAGGATCAGGGATTGCTCAAGAAAACCCACGGCGGTGCGATTCCATCCACGAAGGTTCGACAAGCCCCACCCCCACCAGAAATACGATACGGTGAAGGAACTCCGCAAGGTAATGCGATTGCTAAACTAGCTGTATCGTATATTCGGGAAAGCGATACTGTATTTATTGGCAGCGGATCTTTATCTTATGTGCTATTGAAGCATCTGCCTGAACAACTGCCAATTACAATCGTTACAAACAGCATGCGGGTAGCCGATGCTTTAAGGGAACGACAGTGGATTGAAACCTTCCTAATTGGTGGTCGGGTAAAGCCGTCAGGAAATATTACCGACGTACTAGCGACAGAATTCATCCGCCTGTTTAAGTTTGATGTCAGCTTCGTCACTGGGGGCGGCATCTCGGAGGAAGGGATTTTTGTGGCCACTCCTGAAGTAGGGGCATTCGGTCGGGCCGTATCTGCTGCATCTCGCCGCCGCATCGGAATTGCCACGCACCATTCCCTTGGCAACGAAGGATTTGCGAAAGCTGGCCGGATTGAAGATTTAGATCTGTTAATTACAGATGAGGATGCAGACCCAGAGGCAATCGACCGAATTCAAGCACTTGGCGTAAAGGTGATCGTGGCTCAGCTAGAGGGAAAATGA
- a CDS encoding IS110 family transposase produces MDVLIERACGLDVHKKSITACVMTPEGKEIKTFRTHTVFLLDLIDWIKQHRCTHVDMESTGVYWKPIVNLLEAEEIQFLVVNAQHIKAVPGRKTDVKDAEWICNLLRHGLLKPSYIPDRNQRELRELVRYRRSLIQERSREHNRVQKVLEGANIKLAAVVSDIMGVSSRDMMGAMIEGEEDPEKLAAFARRTLKKKKEELELALRGNMSAHQRIMLKTMLTHVDFLNEQILELDTEVAKRLDPFQQDIERLDTIPGIGRRTAEQILAEVGTDVGSRFPSAPNLCSWAGLVPGQNESAGKRKSSKTRKGNKYLRAALIEVAHSVCRSDNYLGAQYRRIAARKGRHRAAVAVAHSIMTIVYYVLTRKEDYKDLGSHYFEQRQQEAIVRQAVRKLENLGFQVALFNSEAS; encoded by the coding sequence ATGGATGTCCTCATCGAGCGCGCTTGCGGTTTGGATGTTCACAAGAAGTCCATTACCGCTTGCGTCATGACTCCCGAAGGAAAGGAGATTAAGACCTTTCGTACGCATACGGTGTTCCTGCTGGATTTAATCGACTGGATCAAGCAGCATCGCTGTACGCACGTGGACATGGAGAGTACCGGTGTTTACTGGAAACCAATCGTCAACCTGCTTGAAGCCGAGGAGATTCAATTCCTCGTCGTAAACGCACAGCACATTAAAGCTGTTCCCGGCAGGAAGACGGATGTAAAAGATGCCGAGTGGATCTGTAACCTTCTGCGTCATGGACTGCTCAAACCCAGCTACATTCCGGACCGTAACCAACGCGAACTCCGCGAATTAGTCCGTTACCGTCGCAGCCTGATTCAGGAACGCTCTCGTGAACATAACCGGGTTCAGAAGGTCCTTGAAGGCGCCAACATTAAGCTCGCTGCTGTTGTCTCCGACATTATGGGCGTGAGCAGCCGCGATATGATGGGGGCCATGATCGAGGGAGAAGAAGATCCCGAAAAGCTGGCAGCTTTCGCGCGACGAACACTGAAGAAAAAGAAGGAAGAGTTGGAATTGGCCTTACGCGGCAACATGAGTGCCCACCAACGGATCATGCTGAAAACGATGCTCACACACGTCGATTTTCTGAATGAGCAGATTCTCGAACTGGATACGGAGGTAGCCAAACGGCTCGACCCTTTTCAGCAAGACATTGAACGTCTAGATACCATTCCAGGGATCGGCCGACGAACCGCAGAACAAATCCTTGCCGAAGTTGGGACTGATGTCGGTTCGCGCTTCCCATCCGCCCCTAATCTCTGTTCATGGGCGGGCCTAGTTCCAGGGCAGAATGAAAGTGCCGGAAAACGAAAATCCTCAAAAACTCGCAAAGGCAACAAATATCTCCGAGCGGCACTGATTGAAGTCGCCCATTCCGTATGCAGATCCGACAACTACCTAGGAGCACAGTACAGACGCATTGCCGCCCGAAAAGGCAGACACCGAGCAGCCGTAGCCGTCGCGCACTCCATCATGACCATTGTTTATTACGTTCTTACACGAAAAGAAGATTACAAAGATTTAGGAAGTCATTATTTTGAACAGCGACAACAAGAAGCGATCGTGAGACAAGCCGTACGAAAGCTTGAGAATCTTGGTTTTCAGGTAGCCCTCTTTAATTCGGAGGCCTCTTAG
- a CDS encoding PadR family transcriptional regulator: MLKGVLEGCVLDIISRKETYGYEITRRLNALGFTDVVEGTVYTILIRLEKNKLVEITKKPSDMGPPRKFFTINDAGREELRRFWEKWEFVSSKINDLKEKKQ; encoded by the coding sequence ATGCTCAAAGGCGTGCTTGAGGGCTGCGTCCTTGACATTATAAGCCGCAAAGAAACCTACGGCTACGAAATCACGCGGCGGCTGAACGCTCTCGGCTTCACAGATGTTGTGGAGGGTACCGTATACACCATCCTGATCAGACTTGAAAAAAACAAGTTGGTGGAGATCACCAAGAAGCCCTCCGACATGGGACCGCCGCGAAAGTTTTTCACGATCAACGACGCGGGGCGTGAGGAGCTGCGGAGGTTCTGGGAAAAATGGGAGTTCGTCTCATCAAAAATTAACGATTTAAAGGAGAAAAAACAATGA
- a CDS encoding DUF1048 domain-containing protein produces the protein MNFWEKITGSDMTKELKTFESRAKKLPADYQAAWEKINANLWPHSDFTGRNLMPILDGVLGLLEETAADGQSVQEVLGDDIKGFCSALAGEAGAKSFRDKWREQLNNNIAKKLGK, from the coding sequence ATGAATTTTTGGGAAAAAATCACCGGCAGCGACATGACTAAAGAATTGAAAACTTTTGAATCGCGAGCCAAAAAGCTGCCGGCTGATTATCAAGCGGCATGGGAAAAAATTAATGCCAATCTTTGGCCGCACTCAGATTTCACCGGTCGCAACCTCATGCCAATTCTTGACGGTGTGCTTGGCCTGCTCGAAGAAACGGCGGCGGACGGTCAGAGTGTCCAAGAGGTTTTGGGTGACGATATCAAAGGCTTCTGTTCAGCGCTGGCCGGCGAAGCAGGGGCAAAGTCTTTTCGCGACAAGTGGCGCGAGCAACTCAACAATAATATCGCTAAAAAATTAGGTAAATAG
- a CDS encoding DUF1048 domain-containing protein: MRIRDIIEGKKEWRAHVARVKALPQDYQIVYKEIQKYLFKVGPVELTDGTGLLSGIIDLFEEGAALGKGVLEVTGSDVAAFCDDLIKDSKTYADIYQESVDQEVNKAMKKVTDKTK, translated from the coding sequence ATGAGAATACGAGATATCATCGAAGGCAAAAAAGAGTGGCGAGCGCACGTGGCGCGTGTCAAAGCGCTCCCGCAGGATTATCAGATTGTTTATAAAGAGATTCAAAAATATCTCTTTAAGGTCGGCCCTGTTGAGCTAACCGACGGGACGGGTTTGCTCTCGGGGATTATCGATCTTTTTGAAGAGGGCGCGGCCTTGGGGAAAGGCGTGCTCGAAGTGACAGGCAGTGACGTAGCGGCTTTCTGCGACGATCTAATCAAAGATTCAAAAACTTACGCTGACATCTATCAAGAATCTGTTGACCAAGAAGTTAACAAGGCCATGAAAAAGGTTACGGATAAAACAAAGTAA
- a CDS encoding ABC transporter ATP-binding protein: MEKVIEVKGLRKSFKDTEVLKGIDFEVKRGEIFALLGSNGAGKTTFVRILTTLLKQDGGTATVNGFDVASKPENVRHAISLTGQFAAVDEILTGRENLIMIAKLRHLKHPRHVADDLLNRFGLNDAADRRVSTYSGGMRRRLDIAMSLIGKPQLIFLDEPTTGLDPEARIEAWKIVKELADDGTTVFLTTQYLDEAEQLADRIAILHKGRIIANGTLEELKKLFPPTKTEYVEKQPSLEEIFLAIIGKKEGE, encoded by the coding sequence ATGGAAAAAGTAATTGAAGTGAAAGGTCTGCGAAAGTCTTTCAAGGACACAGAAGTCCTAAAGGGCATCGATTTTGAAGTGAAGCGAGGTGAGATTTTCGCCCTGCTCGGCTCCAACGGCGCGGGCAAGACGACGTTTGTCAGAATCCTCACCACGCTGCTCAAACAGGACGGAGGCACCGCCACCGTAAACGGATTTGACGTCGCTTCAAAACCCGAGAATGTGCGGCATGCGATCAGTCTGACCGGGCAATTTGCCGCCGTGGACGAGATATTGACCGGGCGGGAAAATCTTATCATGATCGCCAAACTGCGACACCTTAAACATCCGCGCCATGTCGCGGATGATTTACTGAATCGCTTCGGCTTGAACGACGCCGCCGACCGCAGGGTGTCCACCTATTCGGGCGGTATGCGCCGCAGGCTCGACATTGCCATGAGCCTGATCGGAAAACCGCAGCTCATTTTCCTCGACGAGCCGACCACAGGTCTTGACCCCGAGGCACGCATTGAGGCTTGGAAGATTGTCAAGGAGCTTGCCGACGATGGCACAACGGTATTCCTGACCACTCAGTATTTGGATGAGGCTGAACAACTTGCCGATAGAATTGCCATTTTGCATAAGGGGAGGATTATTGCCAATGGCACGCTTGAGGAACTGAAAAAGCTGTTCCCGCCCACAAAGACGGAGTACGTGGAAAAACAACCTTCATTGGAGGAGATATTCCTCGCAATCATTGGTAAAAAGGAGGGAGAGTAA
- a CDS encoding ABC transporter permease, producing MNEHFFSDMSVMLGRSMRHILRSMDTIFTVCITPIAMMLLFVYVFGGAIQSGMDNYVNYLLPGILLIAIASGISYTAYRLFLDKQRGIIERFHSMPISRSAVLWGHVLTSLVSNAISVVVIILVALIMGFRSSAGGLSWLAVAGILVLFTLALTWVAAIAGLSAKSVEGASVFSYPLIFLPFISSAFVPTETMPSVVRAFAENQPVTSIVETIRALLSSQPVGNDIWVALAWCLGILIVAYLFAVRAYKRKAA from the coding sequence ATGAATGAGCATTTTTTCAGCGACATGAGCGTGATGCTTGGACGTTCCATGCGCCATATTTTGCGAAGCATGGACACCATCTTCACGGTTTGCATCACTCCGATTGCAATGATGCTACTGTTCGTCTATGTGTTTGGCGGCGCAATCCAAAGCGGTATGGATAACTATGTGAACTACCTGTTGCCCGGTATCCTGCTGATTGCGATTGCAAGTGGTATATCCTATACGGCTTACCGCCTGTTTTTGGATAAGCAACGGGGGATAATTGAGCGGTTCCACTCCATGCCGATTTCGCGTTCCGCCGTGCTGTGGGGGCACGTGCTGACCTCGTTGGTATCCAACGCCATATCGGTTGTCGTCATCATTCTCGTAGCACTCATTATGGGCTTTCGCTCGTCGGCGGGGGGACTGTCTTGGCTTGCCGTAGCCGGCATACTCGTGCTGTTTACGCTGGCTTTGACTTGGGTCGCGGCGATTGCAGGACTGTCCGCGAAATCGGTGGAAGGTGCTAGCGTGTTTTCCTATCCGCTTATCTTTCTGCCGTTTATCAGTTCGGCCTTTGTGCCGACCGAAACGATGCCGTCAGTCGTACGCGCCTTTGCCGAAAACCAGCCGGTGACCTCTATCGTAGAAACCATCCGTGCATTATTGTCAAGTCAACCGGTAGGCAATGATATCTGGGTCGCTCTTGCGTGGTGCTTAGGGATACTGATCGTCGCATATTTATTTGCGGTGCGCGCATACAAACGGAAAGCTGCTTAA
- a CDS encoding creatininase family protein, with protein MIRQWSNCTTKEIAAIDKERSLVIVPIGATEQHGAHLPVGTDSIILGSLLGELEQRVTFPSHEVLLTPLIPVGKSNEHLDFPGTLTFSTTTMYNMVDDLCGSIRAHGFGKVLLMNSHGGNTDLLNVLSRDLRIKHDMEVYVFDWWFTSFWSDILAKVQQSGEYGVFHACELETSLMLVFRPDLVDMAKAADEFPSPQLTDNRHVSIKGPIVPGWKTQDVSKHGVIGAPTLASAAKGREFIDYAVVKLHEMITEVIGTNYKASLSDEA; from the coding sequence ATGATCCGCCAATGGAGCAACTGTACGACAAAGGAAATTGCTGCGATTGACAAAGAGCGCTCGCTCGTCATCGTCCCGATTGGCGCCACCGAACAGCACGGGGCGCATCTTCCGGTCGGAACGGATTCCATCATTTTGGGAAGCCTGCTCGGCGAATTGGAGCAGCGGGTAACGTTTCCAAGTCATGAAGTGCTGCTTACGCCCCTTATTCCTGTCGGCAAAAGCAACGAACATCTCGATTTCCCGGGCACGCTGACCTTCTCGACGACGACGATGTACAATATGGTGGACGACTTGTGCGGATCGATCCGCGCGCACGGATTCGGCAAAGTGCTGCTCATGAACAGCCACGGCGGCAACACCGATCTGCTGAATGTGCTCAGCCGCGATCTGCGGATCAAGCACGATATGGAAGTGTATGTGTTCGACTGGTGGTTCACCTCGTTCTGGAGCGACATTCTCGCTAAAGTGCAGCAATCGGGCGAGTATGGGGTGTTCCACGCGTGCGAGCTGGAAACGTCATTGATGCTTGTTTTCCGCCCGGACCTGGTCGATATGGCGAAAGCGGCCGACGAATTTCCGTCGCCGCAGCTCACCGACAACCGCCACGTTTCAATTAAAGGACCGATCGTGCCGGGGTGGAAAACGCAGGACGTTTCCAAACACGGCGTCATCGGAGCGCCGACACTCGCAAGTGCTGCGAAAGGCCGCGAATTTATCGATTATGCGGTAGTCAAGCTTCATGAAATGATTACGGAAGTGATCGGGACCAACTATAAGGCAAGTTTATCGGACGAGGCATAA
- a CDS encoding ABC transporter permease — protein MLTGDKGTSSSLASKVLPSIHIPLVEKIPVIGPIVSGHHVLTYVSILLAAAVYYMLSRTPLGLQIRAVGENRHAAESVGIKVKKIQYIALLLSGLFASLGGAYMSMGYLSLFTRNMTAGRGWIALAAESMGRSTTVGTTITSFLFGFAEALSNALQLLKIPAELISTVPYVATVLGLVIYSYNVSRKAGKLSKKEKRVM, from the coding sequence ATGCTGACCGGGGACAAAGGAACTTCCTCCTCGCTGGCAAGCAAGGTGCTCCCATCCATTCATATTCCGCTCGTTGAAAAAATTCCCGTCATCGGACCGATCGTGTCGGGACATCATGTGCTCACTTACGTCTCGATTCTGCTGGCCGCAGCTGTCTATTATATGCTGAGCCGCACGCCGCTCGGCCTGCAAATAAGGGCCGTCGGCGAAAACCGGCACGCGGCCGAATCGGTCGGCATTAAAGTGAAGAAGATTCAATATATCGCGCTGCTGCTCAGCGGCCTGTTCGCAAGTCTTGGCGGTGCTTATATGTCGATGGGTTACCTTTCGCTGTTCACCCGGAACATGACGGCCGGCAGGGGTTGGATCGCGCTTGCCGCGGAATCGATGGGCAGAAGCACGACGGTCGGAACGACGATCACCTCGTTCCTGTTCGGCTTCGCCGAAGCGCTCTCCAATGCGCTGCAGCTGCTGAAAATACCGGCGGAGCTTATTTCCACCGTTCCTTACGTGGCAACGGTTCTCGGCTTGGTCATTTACTCTTATAATGTATCTCGTAAGGCAGGCAAGCTGTCCAAGAAGGAAAAGCGGGTAATGTAA
- a CDS encoding ABC transporter permease subunit — translation MHDFLAVILTTDFAFSVLRVTTPILLAALGALISSRAGIVNIGLEGIMLTSALTGVLLSAYTGSAWLGLLCAAVSGVLLAGILAFFTLQFKTHLILGGIAINAFASGERYSCCSC, via the coding sequence ATGCATGATTTTCTCGCGGTCATCCTGACGACCGACTTTGCTTTTTCCGTTCTCCGGGTTACGACGCCGATTCTGCTTGCGGCTTTGGGGGCGCTCATTTCCAGCCGGGCGGGCATTGTGAATATCGGATTGGAAGGCATCATGCTCACATCCGCGCTGACGGGAGTGCTCTTAAGCGCTTATACGGGAAGCGCGTGGCTCGGGCTGCTGTGCGCAGCGGTCTCGGGCGTGCTGCTGGCGGGCATTCTCGCTTTTTTCACGCTCCAGTTCAAGACGCACCTCATCCTGGGCGGGATTGCGATTAACGCGTTTGCATCGGGGGAACGGTATTCGTGCTGTTCATGCTGA
- a CDS encoding ABC transporter permease yields MIKSKHFEFVRTAAVVLIALLLTFIMISFVSSKPLETIFIFLYEPLSSMSHAGNIVEMAIPLMFTGLALSLLFKMNMFNLGAEGIFYFSGLTAAAVAIHFSLGGFLHPVAAIVLGGIVGALISAVTGFLKAKWNANELVTSLMFNSILYGVGQYLLNYKLRDAAAFQTASFKFDPTALLSRIVPGTRIHTGLIIALGCIVAGHYFMYKTRWGYELRMTGANREFAEYSGIKTAKVIIFVHLLAGLAAGIGGSVEVLGMYNRFQWNALPGYGLDGALVAMLAKNNPLGVIGSALFLAYIRVGADMMSRYSDVPAEMISIVQAVILLLVSADQFLKFWKNRMLLKEAQKHA; encoded by the coding sequence ATGATTAAGTCCAAACATTTCGAATTCGTACGGACTGCCGCAGTCGTATTGATTGCGCTGCTTCTTACGTTTATTATGATTTCCTTTGTGAGCAGCAAGCCACTGGAAACCATTTTTATTTTTTTATATGAACCTCTGTCTTCCATGTCGCATGCGGGAAACATCGTCGAGATGGCCATTCCGCTCATGTTTACGGGCCTTGCTCTGTCGCTGCTGTTTAAGATGAACATGTTCAACCTGGGCGCGGAAGGCATCTTTTACTTCTCGGGATTGACGGCGGCCGCCGTTGCCATTCATTTCAGTCTGGGCGGCTTCCTTCATCCGGTCGCCGCGATCGTGCTGGGAGGAATCGTCGGGGCTTTAATATCGGCGGTTACCGGTTTTCTGAAAGCAAAATGGAATGCGAACGAGCTGGTTACGTCGCTCATGTTCAACAGCATTCTTTACGGCGTCGGCCAATATTTGCTCAATTACAAGCTTCGGGATGCGGCCGCGTTTCAGACCGCTTCATTCAAGTTCGATCCGACCGCGCTGCTGAGCAGGATCGTCCCCGGAACCCGGATTCATACCGGCCTTATTATCGCGCTCGGCTGCATCGTCGCGGGTCATTACTTTATGTACAAAACCCGGTGGGGTTATGAACTGCGCATGACCGGAGCGAACCGGGAGTTCGCCGAATACTCGGGAATCAAAACCGCCAAAGTGATCATCTTTGTGCATCTGCTTGCGGGCCTCGCTGCCGGTATTGGAGGATCGGTTGAAGTGCTCGGGATGTACAACCGGTTTCAATGGAATGCGCTGCCGGGTTACGGCCTGGACGGAGCGCTCGTCGCCATGCTGGCGAAGAACAATCCGCTCGGCGTCATCGGATCGGCGCTTTTTCTTGCGTACATACGGGTCGGAGCGGACATGATGTCCCGGTACTCCGACGTTCCCGCCGAAATGATCTCGATCGTGCAGGCAGTCATTCTGCTGCTCGTCTCAGCCGATCAGTTCCTCAAGTTCTGGAAAAACAGAATGCTGCTCAAGGAGGCGCAAAAGCATGCATGA
- a CDS encoding ABC transporter ATP-binding protein → MADALLEMRNITKVYPNGVVANQNVHFSLYDGEIHAVAGENGAGKSTLMKMMFGMEEPSEGDIYLRGNKVKLHTPQDAIALGIGMVHQHFMLVNSFTVAENMVLGMEPKKGIAIDYREAVRLTKEYSAKYNLQVDPAEKVENLSVGMKQKVEILKALVRGARILILDEPTAVLTPQETEELFGQLKLLKESGHTVVFISHKLKEVKAICDRITIMRSGRTEGIFDISEVSEQEISRLMVGRDVVLKYEKTSRQPGEKVLQIDDFTCSTKQGKPILSRIRLSIRKGEIVGIAGVEGNGQSQLVEAVTGRLEGDSGTVEVNGTAVGKLDIEAIRGLGVSYIPEDRMRQGTAREASILDNLISTRYKHKEWSRFGWLKRTKMMRLTESQIADFQIKTSGPTQEIGMLSGGNMQKVVVARESSTDPQLLIAEQPTRGVDVGAAQLIHRKLLELRSSGCAILLISADLNEILELSDSLLVMYEGEIVAHFDKPSEITEQELGLYMLGIKRQDEVRGAVND, encoded by the coding sequence ATGGCAGACGCTTTGCTTGAAATGCGGAATATTACGAAGGTGTACCCGAATGGAGTCGTTGCGAACCAGAATGTTCATTTTTCGTTGTACGACGGGGAAATTCATGCCGTTGCCGGGGAGAACGGCGCCGGCAAATCGACCTTGATGAAGATGATGTTCGGCATGGAAGAGCCGAGCGAGGGCGACATTTATCTCAGAGGCAATAAAGTCAAGCTGCACACCCCGCAGGATGCGATCGCGCTCGGCATCGGCATGGTGCATCAGCATTTCATGCTTGTCAACTCGTTTACCGTTGCGGAGAACATGGTGCTGGGGATGGAGCCGAAGAAAGGGATTGCGATCGATTATCGCGAAGCCGTCAGGCTGACCAAGGAGTATTCCGCCAAGTACAACCTGCAGGTCGATCCTGCGGAGAAGGTGGAAAATCTGTCGGTCGGGATGAAGCAAAAGGTTGAAATTTTGAAGGCGCTCGTAAGAGGCGCCCGCATTCTTATTCTCGACGAGCCGACGGCCGTGCTCACTCCCCAGGAAACCGAGGAGCTGTTCGGACAGCTGAAGCTGCTGAAGGAAAGCGGCCATACGGTTGTATTTATTTCCCACAAGCTGAAAGAAGTGAAGGCGATTTGCGATCGCATCACGATTATGCGCAGCGGCAGAACGGAAGGCATATTCGACATCAGTGAAGTGTCCGAGCAGGAGATTTCCAGGTTGATGGTCGGACGCGACGTCGTGCTGAAATACGAGAAGACCAGCCGGCAGCCGGGAGAAAAAGTGCTGCAGATCGACGACTTCACCTGCAGCACCAAACAGGGCAAGCCGATCTTAAGCCGCATCCGGCTGTCGATCCGCAAAGGAGAAATCGTCGGCATTGCCGGCGTCGAAGGCAACGGACAATCACAGCTGGTGGAAGCCGTTACGGGCCGGCTTGAGGGCGACAGCGGCACCGTTGAGGTGAACGGGACTGCGGTCGGCAAGCTCGATATTGAAGCGATCCGCGGCCTTGGCGTCTCGTACATTCCCGAAGACCGGATGAGGCAGGGAACGGCACGCGAGGCGAGCATACTCGACAATCTGATTTCGACCCGGTACAAGCATAAAGAATGGAGCCGATTCGGCTGGCTGAAACGGACGAAGATGATGAGGCTGACGGAATCGCAAATTGCCGATTTCCAAATTAAAACGTCGGGTCCAACCCAGGAAATCGGCATGCTGTCCGGCGGCAACATGCAGAAAGTCGTCGTCGCCAGGGAAAGCTCGACCGACCCGCAGCTGCTCATCGCCGAGCAGCCGACGCGGGGCGTCGATGTCGGGGCGGCGCAGCTCATTCACCGCAAGCTGCTGGAGCTGAGGAGCAGCGGATGTGCGATTTTGCTCATTTCCGCCGATTTGAATGAAATTTTGGAGCTGAGCGACAGCTTGCTCGTGATGTATGAAGGCGAGATCGTTGCCCATTTCGACAAACCGTCCGAAATAACGGAACAGGAGCTGGGACTTTATATGCTCGGCATCAAGAGACAGGACGAGGTCAGGGGGGCCGTCAATGATTAA